A single window of Acinetobacter wuhouensis DNA harbors:
- a CDS encoding DUF2798 domain-containing protein → MRDKSAMMIGRIPKLPAKYAGVIMPLLLSGLMSGTISMLNLWKNIGWFDGFFSQWLGIWLFSWLVAFPTVMIFLPSVRRFTALVVDLSPPSK, encoded by the coding sequence ATGCGAGATAAATCTGCAATGATGATCGGGCGAATCCCAAAACTTCCTGCCAAGTATGCAGGTGTCATTATGCCATTGCTCCTTTCTGGGCTGATGAGTGGCACAATTTCCATGCTTAATTTATGGAAAAATATCGGATGGTTTGATGGCTTTTTTAGTCAATGGTTGGGAATATGGCTATTTTCATGGTTGGTTGCATTTCCTACCGTGATGATTTTCTTACCTTCGGTACGTCGTTTTACTGCTTTGGTGGTTGATTTATCACCTCCATCGAAATAA
- a CDS encoding OsmC family protein, with product MAVIAQAQVKSLPEPWSGEVSSGKHHLITDKPESFGGQDKGLAPYDFICSGLISCTMITLRMYAQHKGFDLGEFQVKADFNANKEGQEWIERRLSFAQPLTEELHQKVLDICQKTPVTKTLLRSVEINTSII from the coding sequence ATGGCTGTTATTGCACAAGCTCAAGTAAAAAGCTTGCCTGAACCGTGGTCTGGAGAGGTAAGCAGTGGTAAGCATCATTTGATTACCGATAAACCTGAATCTTTTGGTGGGCAGGACAAAGGTTTAGCGCCGTATGATTTTATTTGTTCAGGCTTGATTTCTTGTACCATGATTACCTTGCGTATGTATGCGCAACACAAAGGTTTTGATTTGGGTGAGTTTCAAGTTAAAGCAGATTTTAATGCCAATAAAGAAGGGCAGGAATGGATCGAACGTCGTTTGTCATTTGCTCAACCTTTAACTGAAGAATTACATCAGAAGGTTTTGGATATTTGTCAGAAAACACCTGTGACCAAAACTTTGTTGCGTAGTGTGGAAATTAATACGTCAATTATTTGA
- a CDS encoding pirin family protein → MTNTNFTELSHSDDCEKYVNQFIQDFPIRAAEIGKGTVIKRALPSRQKRMIGAWCFLDHAGPVDFSQGDGLDVGPHPHIGLQTFTWMIEGTLMHTDSIGSKQLIRPKQVNLMTAGYGISHTEVAPDTETKMHAAQLWIALPDDKINMAPQFDHYPELPIVEKDNIEFTVLVGDFLGKHSPVKVHTELLGIDFFAKESTKSVIPLNPKYEYGFLALEGDAVVNGHTLNSDNMVVLEPGVSQIEVELPQGSRLLLIGGEPFESPILLWWNLVGRTQEELKIATEQWINHDARFGTIPDYEGARLEAPAFPEKMRPSK, encoded by the coding sequence ATGACCAATACCAATTTTACCGAACTTTCCCATTCAGATGATTGCGAAAAATATGTGAATCAATTTATTCAAGATTTTCCTATTCGCGCTGCGGAAATAGGCAAAGGCACCGTCATTAAACGTGCTTTACCGAGTCGCCAAAAGCGTATGATCGGCGCATGGTGTTTTCTTGATCACGCAGGTCCAGTGGACTTTTCACAAGGTGATGGCTTAGATGTAGGACCGCATCCGCATATCGGTTTGCAAACATTTACGTGGATGATAGAAGGCACATTGATGCATACCGATAGCATCGGTTCTAAGCAACTCATTCGCCCGAAACAGGTCAATTTAATGACTGCAGGTTATGGTATTTCACATACTGAGGTTGCGCCAGACACTGAAACTAAGATGCATGCTGCGCAATTATGGATTGCTTTACCTGACGACAAAATCAATATGGCACCGCAGTTTGATCATTACCCAGAATTGCCGATTGTCGAAAAAGACAATATTGAATTTACCGTATTAGTCGGTGATTTTTTGGGTAAACATTCACCTGTAAAAGTCCATACTGAATTACTTGGGATCGATTTTTTTGCCAAAGAATCGACCAAATCTGTGATTCCGCTGAACCCTAAATATGAATATGGATTCCTTGCATTGGAAGGTGATGCGGTAGTCAATGGTCATACTTTGAATAGCGATAACATGGTGGTGTTAGAGCCAGGTGTTTCTCAAATTGAGGTGGAGTTACCGCAAGGCTCACGTTTATTGTTGATTGGTGGTGAGCCGTTTGAGTCCCCAATTTTGCTATGGTGGAATTTGGTGGGACGTACTCAGGAAGAATTGAAAATTGCGACTGAGCAATGGATCAATCACGATGCACGTTTTGGCACGATTCCTGATTATGAGGGTGCACGTTTAGAAGCTCCAGCATTCCCTGAAAAAATGCGTCCATCGAAGTAA
- a CDS encoding carotenoid oxygenase family protein, which produces MSSFMNNLANNRLAMGTLNFFAELAKKRIPYVDDNPFLKGPFAPVAESVHHDFNVIGTIPKQLDGLFLRMGPNPLEVKNPTLYNWFIGDGMVHGLRLKDGQALWCKSRYVGTHQVHDKLKRPRIEGNPRGVADITNTNIIGHAGKIWTIVEAGPLPVEMDAELNSVRYRLFNDDEKFAFSAHPHKDHETGELHAICYDALVMNQIHYHVIDQDGKLKNRVSIPVQHGPMMHDCNMTASKMVIFDLPITFSISNIMRGADFPYQWNEKHQARIGLLPKNGNAEDIRWFKVDPCFIFHSCNAYDLENGDVILDAAVHDETFKNTIQGPSDGQVVRFERWHLQYATGEIKRTVISATPQEFPRFDERLAGKSYRYAYTITLGEEGIPGNPTDIQANYLLKHDLESNETTQHFYGEGYVTGEVIFIPNPDTHGEDEGWLISYVHSIDCKNSKVVILDAKDITQEPVAIIELPTHIPLGFHSNWVNQADLDVN; this is translated from the coding sequence ATGTCAAGTTTCATGAATAACTTAGCCAATAATCGCTTGGCTATGGGAACACTGAATTTCTTTGCCGAACTTGCGAAAAAGCGCATCCCCTATGTGGATGATAACCCTTTTCTCAAAGGTCCTTTTGCACCTGTCGCTGAATCCGTTCATCACGATTTCAACGTCATTGGCACGATTCCAAAACAGCTTGATGGTCTCTTTTTACGCATGGGACCGAACCCATTAGAAGTGAAAAATCCTACACTTTATAATTGGTTTATTGGCGATGGTATGGTGCATGGACTACGCCTCAAAGATGGACAAGCCTTATGGTGTAAAAGTCGCTATGTCGGCACACATCAGGTTCATGACAAATTAAAACGTCCTCGCATTGAAGGCAATCCTCGTGGTGTGGCAGACATTACCAATACCAATATTATTGGTCATGCAGGAAAAATCTGGACGATTGTAGAAGCAGGGCCGCTTCCTGTTGAAATGGATGCCGAGCTGAATAGTGTCCGTTATCGTTTATTTAATGATGATGAAAAATTTGCATTTTCAGCACATCCACACAAAGACCATGAAACAGGTGAATTACATGCGATTTGCTACGATGCTTTGGTGATGAATCAAATTCATTATCACGTGATTGATCAAGATGGAAAACTGAAAAACCGTGTCAGTATTCCTGTACAGCATGGTCCAATGATGCATGACTGTAATATGACTGCAAGTAAAATGGTGATATTCGATTTGCCGATTACATTCTCAATTTCCAATATCATGCGTGGTGCCGATTTCCCTTATCAATGGAATGAAAAACATCAAGCAAGAATTGGTTTATTACCTAAAAATGGCAACGCCGAAGACATTCGTTGGTTCAAAGTCGATCCATGTTTTATTTTCCATAGTTGTAATGCTTATGATCTGGAAAATGGCGATGTGATTTTAGATGCTGCCGTGCATGATGAAACCTTTAAAAACACCATTCAGGGTCCATCGGATGGTCAAGTGGTACGTTTTGAACGTTGGCATCTGCAATATGCAACAGGTGAAATTAAGCGTACAGTCATTTCTGCAACACCTCAGGAATTCCCTCGTTTTGATGAGCGTTTGGCAGGTAAATCTTATCGTTATGCTTATACGATTACTTTAGGCGAAGAAGGTATACCGGGCAATCCAACCGATATTCAAGCGAATTATTTGTTGAAACATGATTTAGAATCGAATGAAACCACACAACATTTTTATGGTGAGGGTTATGTGACAGGTGAAGTGATTTTTATTCCAAATCCTGATACTCATGGTGAAGATGAAGGTTGGTTAATCTCTTATGTACATTCAATCGACTGCAAAAACAGTAAAGTGGTGATTTTGGATGCCAAAGATATTACCCAAGAACCTGTGGCGATCATTGAACTGCCGACACATATTCCTTTAGGTTTTCATTCCAATTGGGTGAATCAAGCGGACTTAGATGTAAATTAG
- a CDS encoding transcriptional repressor, with protein MSIQIQQKLHQVHLKVTQARVAVLKVLLDRNEQLTAKQIYQQLYLTQQKVSLSTIYRVVCDLEKSGLIIQKQQGRSDTKYAVPELSDMGALNIQCSALAQVNKESLIESLVHVFQSFNVDVVDIEFGHTSH; from the coding sequence ATGAGCATTCAGATCCAACAGAAATTGCATCAGGTACATTTAAAAGTCACTCAAGCGCGGGTTGCAGTTTTAAAAGTACTTTTAGACAGAAATGAACAGCTAACAGCAAAGCAAATCTATCAGCAACTTTATTTAACACAGCAAAAAGTGAGTCTTTCAACGATTTACCGTGTGGTGTGTGACTTAGAAAAATCAGGATTAATCATTCAAAAACAGCAGGGTCGAAGTGATACCAAATATGCAGTTCCAGAATTGTCTGATATGGGTGCTTTGAATATTCAATGTTCTGCCTTAGCGCAAGTGAATAAAGAATCGTTGATTGAATCTCTCGTACATGTATTTCAGTCATTCAATGTCGATGTGGTTGATATTGAATTTGGTCATACATCCCATTGA
- a CDS encoding PadR family transcriptional regulator produces MKSDQFSSHDFERHEHAEREHGGRRGRLFESGKMKLLVLHLIAQQPKHGYEIIKEISDLVGGGYSPSAGTIYPTLSWLEDMGFVQAHMTEGDRKQYHITEAGNTHLQSQNDQVKHLLERLETRREIHENDQLLDIHRAMENLKTALRLKLKNNDFDSEQVRQIAEKIDQAAVEIGRL; encoded by the coding sequence ATGAAATCAGACCAGTTTTCATCGCATGACTTTGAACGTCATGAACATGCAGAACGAGAACATGGTGGACGTCGTGGTCGATTATTTGAGTCTGGAAAAATGAAGCTTTTGGTGCTTCATTTGATTGCACAGCAGCCGAAACATGGCTATGAAATTATTAAGGAGATTAGTGATTTAGTCGGTGGTGGTTATAGCCCAAGTGCGGGCACAATTTATCCAACATTAAGTTGGTTAGAAGATATGGGCTTTGTTCAAGCACACATGACGGAGGGTGATCGTAAGCAATATCACATTACTGAAGCAGGAAATACACATCTTCAATCACAAAATGATCAAGTTAAACATTTATTAGAGCGCTTAGAAACACGTCGAGAAATTCATGAAAATGATCAACTTCTTGATATTCACCGAGCAATGGAAAATTTAAAAACAGCATTACGATTAAAGCTGAAAAATAATGATTTTGACTCTGAACAGGTACGACAAATCGCTGAAAAAATAGATCAAGCTGCGGTGGAAATCGGGCGTTTATAA
- the recJ gene encoding single-stranded-DNA-specific exonuclease RecJ — translation MSKLQIKQRPLLSRPETFQGVSSFIAEILARRGVQSEQELDLKLKYLLAPKMKGLDQAIHNIDQAIDQQQKIVIVGDYDADGATSTALMILALREMGANVQYLVPDRFKYGYGLTPKIADLAFETYQPDLLITVDNGISSHAGVEQAQSHGMQVIITDHHLTTKETPKAEAVVNPNQLGCEFPSKALAGVGVAFYLLANLSSYRAKLGKSAAKMPQYLDLVALGTYADVASLDYNNRILVDAGVKRIQQNQCRAGISALLDIAGRDPAELKASDLGFVLGPRINAAGRMDTMDIGIECLLASDMQTAYAFARQLNDLNLERRQVETQIKQEALTELENLQLDQENLPAALVMFEQHWHQGVIGIVAGRLKEQFHRPSIVFAADEDGIHIKGSARSIDGIHIRDSIEKVAEQHPHLISHFGGHAAAAGLTIQKQHFEEFKTLFTELIAQSDDELFQATLWTDGELPTEAFQIETVDTLEALGPWGQKFPAPVFEGRFKVAEHRWLKDVHLKLRLALGNGQMVDAIAFNALNKFNFDPTQSTVHIVYELDKNQFNGRVSLQLKMLYLDS, via the coding sequence ATGTCAAAACTTCAAATTAAACAGCGCCCATTATTATCACGCCCTGAAACCTTTCAGGGGGTGTCATCTTTTATTGCCGAAATATTGGCGCGACGCGGTGTACAGTCTGAACAAGAACTCGATTTAAAGCTAAAATATCTGCTTGCACCGAAAATGAAAGGCTTAGATCAAGCGATTCATAATATTGATCAAGCAATTGATCAGCAACAAAAAATCGTCATTGTCGGTGATTATGATGCTGATGGGGCAACCAGTACCGCTTTGATGATACTCGCATTGCGTGAAATGGGCGCAAATGTTCAATATCTCGTTCCTGATCGTTTTAAATATGGTTATGGTTTAACGCCTAAAATTGCAGACTTAGCCTTTGAAACGTATCAGCCTGATTTATTGATCACGGTGGACAATGGTATTTCCAGTCATGCCGGTGTGGAACAGGCGCAGTCGCATGGCATGCAAGTCATTATTACAGATCACCATTTAACCACCAAAGAAACGCCTAAAGCAGAAGCTGTAGTCAATCCAAACCAATTGGGTTGTGAGTTTCCGAGTAAGGCTTTGGCAGGGGTGGGGGTTGCATTTTACCTTTTGGCGAATTTAAGTAGTTATCGTGCCAAATTGGGTAAATCTGCTGCCAAAATGCCTCAATATTTAGATTTGGTTGCATTGGGCACTTATGCCGATGTGGCAAGTCTGGACTATAACAATCGCATTTTGGTTGATGCAGGGGTGAAACGTATTCAGCAGAATCAATGCCGTGCAGGGATTAGCGCATTACTTGATATTGCGGGACGTGATCCAGCTGAGTTAAAAGCCTCTGATTTAGGTTTTGTTTTAGGTCCTCGAATCAATGCCGCAGGGCGTATGGATACGATGGACATCGGGATTGAATGTCTATTGGCTTCTGATATGCAAACTGCTTATGCTTTTGCACGGCAACTGAATGATTTGAATTTAGAACGTCGTCAGGTTGAAACCCAAATTAAACAGGAAGCATTGACTGAGCTGGAAAATTTACAGCTTGATCAAGAAAATCTTCCCGCTGCGTTGGTCATGTTTGAACAGCATTGGCATCAAGGGGTGATTGGAATTGTTGCTGGGCGTTTAAAAGAACAGTTTCATCGTCCGAGTATCGTTTTTGCTGCCGATGAAGACGGGATTCATATCAAAGGTTCGGCGCGTTCAATTGATGGGATTCACATCCGTGACAGCATTGAAAAAGTCGCTGAACAACATCCGCATTTGATCAGTCATTTTGGTGGTCATGCTGCTGCTGCAGGTTTAACCATTCAAAAACAACATTTTGAAGAATTTAAAACCTTGTTCACTGAATTAATCGCGCAGTCGGATGATGAATTGTTTCAAGCGACTTTATGGACAGATGGTGAATTGCCTACTGAAGCTTTTCAGATTGAAACAGTAGATACACTTGAAGCATTGGGCCCTTGGGGGCAAAAATTCCCTGCACCTGTGTTTGAAGGGCGATTTAAGGTGGCTGAACATCGTTGGCTGAAAGATGTGCATTTGAAGTTACGGTTGGCTTTGGGCAATGGTCAAATGGTCGATGCAATTGCCTTTAATGCTTTGAATAAATTTAATTTTGATCCAACTCAAAGTACTGTGCATATTGTGTATGAATTGGATAAGAATCAATTTAATGGCAGAGTGAGTTTACAACTTAAAATGTTGTATTTAGATTCATAA
- a CDS encoding TetR/AcrR family transcriptional regulator: MSTLNKKIHDSVTTYHHGNLRETLLTQGLILLESSQGTEFSMRELTRIIGVSANSVYRHFANKEELLIAMAIHGFEQLLTLQGQAIQNSEDSRQGFILSGKQYIAFAMQYPALFRLMYGRFTVSQADENLKAMANLAYTGMLYAIANTLNVSVDDAKAKVLAVKSWSVVHGLSHLLVDGQFDDLSEIDRENMIDQVLETLKTE; this comes from the coding sequence GTGTCAACATTGAATAAAAAAATCCACGATTCGGTCACGACGTATCATCATGGCAATCTGCGTGAAACTTTATTGACGCAGGGCTTGATTTTATTGGAGTCTTCGCAGGGCACGGAGTTCAGTATGCGTGAATTGACCCGAATTATTGGCGTGTCGGCAAATTCCGTTTATCGGCATTTTGCCAATAAAGAGGAATTATTAATTGCCATGGCGATTCATGGCTTTGAGCAATTATTAACACTGCAAGGTCAGGCGATTCAAAACTCGGAGGACAGCAGGCAAGGTTTTATTTTGTCAGGTAAACAATATATTGCTTTTGCCATGCAGTATCCTGCACTGTTTCGTTTAATGTATGGACGCTTCACTGTGAGCCAAGCCGATGAAAACTTAAAAGCCATGGCAAATTTGGCTTATACAGGGATGTTGTATGCGATTGCCAATACTTTAAATGTGTCTGTAGATGATGCTAAAGCCAAAGTGCTTGCGGTTAAATCATGGAGTGTGGTGCATGGTTTAAGTCATTTATTGGTGGATGGTCAGTTTGATGATCTGTCTGAGATTGATCGTGAAAATATGATTGATCAGGTTTTGGAGACGTTAAAAACTGAGTGA
- a CDS encoding GFA family protein: MENTPIIQQGRCTCGQSSFNVDGTPLIRFICHCRICQDLYQKPFADVVIFPEKAVKLQTTESVEFKKFRAPPAVNRGICKSCAKPVFGVMWVAPFTRFAFVPAMNLADSTQLPEPVGHVFYHRHVEEMYDGMPKISGYVASQLFLSQKICMSMVLQKFSS, from the coding sequence ATGGAAAATACACCAATCATTCAACAGGGGCGTTGTACATGTGGGCAATCCTCTTTTAATGTCGATGGTACGCCACTGATTCGATTTATTTGCCACTGTCGTATTTGCCAAGACCTTTATCAAAAGCCTTTTGCCGATGTTGTGATTTTCCCTGAAAAAGCAGTCAAATTGCAAACCACAGAATCAGTTGAATTTAAGAAGTTTCGTGCACCACCTGCGGTCAATCGTGGCATTTGTAAGTCCTGTGCAAAACCTGTGTTTGGTGTGATGTGGGTTGCGCCATTTACACGATTTGCATTTGTTCCTGCGATGAATTTAGCGGATTCAACACAACTGCCTGAGCCTGTAGGACATGTGTTTTATCATCGCCATGTTGAAGAAATGTATGATGGTATGCCAAAAATCAGTGGCTATGTGGCGAGTCAATTGTTTCTATCGCAGAAGATTTGTATGAGCATGGTATTACAGAAATTTTCATCATAA
- the pdxH gene encoding pyridoxamine 5'-phosphate oxidase yields the protein MSDVIKDLSELRLTYQKGELREEQVDTQPHEQFLNWFNLALEAKLHEPYAMSLATANAQGRPHVRTVLLRGATEAGYDFYTNYDSQKGLDLAANPYAELLFYWPELERQVRVSGQVTKISLEESTDYYHKRPRDSQIAAHISTPQSGVIESRELLQQRFQELHDRVADKTELAKPEFWGGYRLEPDYYEFWQGRPNRLHDRLTYEKTDGFWKLQRLMP from the coding sequence ATGAGTGATGTGATTAAAGATTTAAGTGAGCTTCGTCTGACTTATCAAAAAGGTGAACTACGTGAGGAACAGGTGGATACGCAACCACATGAGCAGTTCCTGAATTGGTTTAATTTGGCTTTAGAAGCAAAACTTCATGAACCCTATGCGATGTCTTTGGCGACTGCCAATGCACAAGGACGTCCGCATGTTCGTACTGTATTACTGCGTGGTGCGACCGAAGCAGGTTATGACTTTTATACCAATTATGACAGTCAAAAAGGTTTGGATTTAGCCGCTAATCCTTATGCAGAACTCTTATTTTATTGGCCGGAACTGGAACGACAAGTGCGTGTTAGTGGGCAAGTGACGAAAATTTCTTTAGAAGAATCGACAGACTATTATCACAAACGCCCACGTGATAGCCAAATCGCTGCGCATATCAGTACTCCGCAAAGTGGTGTGATTGAAAGTCGTGAGTTATTACAACAACGCTTCCAAGAATTACATGACCGAGTTGCTGATAAAACTGAATTGGCGAAACCTGAATTCTGGGGTGGTTATCGTCTAGAGCCTGATTATTATGAATTTTGGCAAGGTCGTCCAAACCGTTTGCATGATCGTCTAACTTATGAAAAAACAGATGGTTTTTGGAAGTTACAGCGTTTAATGCCTTAA
- a CDS encoding DUF3861 domain-containing protein codes for MKQHQYHVTVQHLADAKGNPSTYDENIEFDVGNHDDIFKIVERLTAAEFFDEETTKAFAIGLKLFLEVMLMHRDHILFKDLEPAILQFMKNMKQQVKQRAELNAR; via the coding sequence ATGAAGCAACATCAATACCATGTGACCGTTCAGCATCTTGCCGACGCTAAAGGCAATCCATCAACTTATGATGAAAACATTGAATTCGATGTTGGCAATCATGATGATATTTTTAAAATTGTAGAACGTTTAACTGCAGCTGAGTTTTTTGATGAGGAAACCACCAAAGCTTTTGCGATTGGTTTGAAATTGTTTTTAGAAGTAATGCTTATGCATAGAGATCATATTCTATTCAAAGACCTAGAGCCTGCCATTTTACAGTTTATGAAAAATATGAAGCAACAGGTAAAGCAAAGAGCTGAGTTGAATGCGAGATAA
- the glmM gene encoding phosphoglucosamine mutase has translation MSYFGTDGIRGKFGELPITPEFALKLGFAAGKVLKQISPKSKPIVVLGKDTRLSGYILEAALQAGLNAAGVYVHLLGPLPTPAIAHLTRALHANLGIVISASHNPYFDNGIKFFSDEGKKLPDSIQEAINKELENDIVIEDTANLGKSVRVKDANGRYIEFCKSTFPYHFNLRHLKIVVDCANGAAYSVGPAVFRELGAKVIALYNEPDGLNINKDCGSTHPENLQKAVIEHQADLGVAFDGDADRVVLVDRHGKLVDGDHILYILATQASQKPAGIVGTVMSNMALELALEKAGVPFVRAKVGDRYVLQNLEDNNWVTGGEPSGHILTLDKSTTGDAIIAALQVLTVMVEQNKALDELVADFKVLPNVLVNVRLEEMFDPYSIPALVAEFDQVEAKLKGRGRILIRKSGTEPIIRVMVEGDDLQEVTDLANHLADAVRKNAV, from the coding sequence ATGAGTTATTTTGGAACAGACGGGATTCGTGGAAAATTTGGTGAACTCCCAATTACCCCAGAATTTGCACTTAAGTTAGGGTTTGCAGCAGGGAAAGTTTTAAAACAAATTAGTCCAAAATCAAAACCGATTGTGGTTTTAGGTAAAGATACACGTTTATCAGGGTATATTTTAGAAGCAGCATTACAAGCAGGTTTAAATGCCGCAGGTGTTTATGTACATTTGCTTGGTCCATTGCCAACGCCTGCGATTGCGCATCTAACCCGTGCATTACATGCCAACTTAGGTATCGTGATTTCAGCTTCACATAATCCATATTTTGATAATGGGATTAAATTCTTCTCAGATGAAGGTAAAAAACTGCCAGATTCGATTCAAGAAGCCATTAACAAAGAGCTTGAAAATGACATTGTAATCGAAGACACCGCGAACTTGGGTAAAAGTGTTCGTGTTAAAGATGCCAATGGTCGTTATATTGAATTTTGTAAATCAACTTTCCCGTACCATTTCAATTTACGCCATTTAAAAATTGTGGTGGATTGTGCCAATGGTGCGGCTTATAGCGTCGGTCCTGCGGTATTCCGTGAGTTGGGTGCAAAAGTGATTGCACTTTATAATGAGCCAGATGGTTTAAATATCAATAAAGATTGTGGTTCAACCCATCCTGAAAATTTACAAAAAGCAGTGATTGAACATCAGGCTGATCTTGGTGTGGCTTTTGATGGTGATGCAGATCGTGTTGTTTTAGTTGATCGTCATGGTAAGTTGGTCGATGGTGACCATATTCTGTATATTCTTGCGACTCAAGCTTCTCAAAAGCCTGCAGGGATTGTCGGTACAGTGATGAGTAATATGGCGCTCGAATTGGCACTTGAAAAAGCAGGGGTGCCTTTTGTCCGTGCCAAAGTGGGTGACCGCTATGTATTACAGAATCTTGAAGACAATAACTGGGTGACGGGTGGCGAACCATCAGGGCATATTTTGACTTTAGACAAGAGCACCACAGGTGACGCCATTATTGCAGCATTGCAAGTACTGACAGTGATGGTTGAGCAAAATAAAGCTTTAGACGAGTTGGTTGCAGACTTTAAAGTACTACCGAATGTCTTGGTGAATGTACGTTTGGAAGAAATGTTTGACCCTTATTCGATTCCTGCATTGGTCGCTGAATTTGATCAAGTCGAAGCAAAATTGAAAGGTCGTGGACGAATTTTGATTCGTAAATCAGGGACTGAACCGATTATCCGTGTTATGGTAGAAGGCGATGATTTGCAAGAAGTAACTGATTTAGCAAATCATTTAGCAGATGCTGTACGTAAAAATGCAGTTTGA
- the guaB gene encoding IMP dehydrogenase produces the protein MLTIVQEALTFDDVLLLPAYSTVLPKDVSLKTRLTRDIQLNIPMVSAAMDTVTESRMAIAMAQNGGIGILHKNMDIAAQAAEVRRVKKFEAGMVKDPITVTPETTVRELIAITQANNISGVPVVKDGKVVGIVTGRDTRFETNLEQPVSNIMTGQDRLVTVRENESKENIQALLQKNRIEKVIVVGESNELKGLITVTDFRKAELYPNSCKDELGRLRVGAAVGTGAETPSRVEALVEAGVDAIVVDTAHGHSAGVIERVRWVKANFPQVQVIGGNIATGDAALALLDAGADAVKVGIGPGSICTTRIVAGIGMPQISAIDSVANALKDQIPLIADGGIRFSGDMAKAIGAGASTIMVGSLMAGTEEAPGEVEFFQGRYYKAYRGMGSLGAMAGATGSADRYFQDSKAGAEKLVPEGIEGRVPYKGPMGNIVHQMMGGLRSSMGYTGSSTIEDLRQNAKFVKITSAGMQESHVHDVTITKEAPNYRVG, from the coding sequence GTCTCTCTAAAGACACGCCTTACCCGCGACATTCAACTGAATATTCCTATGGTTTCAGCAGCAATGGATACTGTGACTGAGTCACGTATGGCGATTGCGATGGCGCAAAATGGTGGTATCGGTATTCTACATAAAAACATGGATATTGCTGCTCAAGCTGCAGAAGTACGCCGTGTTAAAAAATTCGAAGCGGGCATGGTGAAAGATCCAATCACTGTAACCCCTGAAACTACGGTACGTGAATTGATTGCAATTACTCAAGCAAACAATATCAGTGGTGTACCTGTTGTTAAAGATGGCAAAGTTGTCGGTATTGTGACAGGACGTGATACACGTTTTGAAACCAATCTTGAACAACCTGTCAGCAATATCATGACAGGGCAAGATCGCCTTGTGACTGTTCGTGAAAATGAATCTAAAGAAAATATCCAAGCACTTCTTCAAAAAAATCGTATTGAAAAAGTGATCGTAGTTGGTGAAAGCAATGAGCTTAAAGGCTTAATTACGGTGACTGATTTCCGTAAAGCTGAATTGTATCCAAATAGCTGTAAAGATGAATTAGGTCGTTTACGTGTTGGTGCTGCAGTCGGTACTGGTGCGGAAACTCCAAGCCGTGTGGAAGCATTGGTTGAAGCAGGTGTAGATGCGATTGTGGTTGATACAGCGCATGGTCATTCTGCAGGTGTGATTGAACGTGTACGTTGGGTAAAAGCCAACTTCCCACAAGTACAAGTGATCGGCGGAAACATTGCAACAGGTGATGCTGCATTGGCATTATTAGATGCGGGCGCAGATGCGGTTAAAGTAGGTATCGGTCCTGGTTCGATCTGTACAACACGTATTGTAGCTGGTATTGGTATGCCACAAATCTCTGCGATTGATAGTGTTGCCAATGCATTAAAAGATCAAATTCCTTTAATCGCGGATGGTGGTATTCGTTTCTCTGGCGATATGGCGAAAGCGATTGGTGCAGGTGCAAGCACGATTATGGTTGGTTCACTCATGGCAGGTACTGAAGAAGCACCTGGTGAAGTTGAATTCTTCCAAGGTCGTTACTACAAAGCATATCGTGGTATGGGTTCATTGGGTGCGATGGCGGGTGCGACTGGTTCTGCAGATCGTTATTTCCAAGACTCAAAAGCAGGTGCCGAGAAACTTGTTCCAGAAGGGATTGAAGGTCGTGTGCCTTATAAAGGTCCAATGGGCAATATCGTGCATCAAATGATGGGTGGTTTACGTTCATCTATGGGTTATACAGGTTCTTCTACGATCGAAGATCTTCGTCAAAATGCGAAATTTGTGAAAATTACCTCTGCGGGTATGCAAGAATCACATGTGCATGATGTAACGATTACCAAAGAAGCGCCAAACTACCGTGTAGGCTAA